The SAR202 cluster bacterium genome has a window encoding:
- the tsf gene encoding translation elongation factor Ts, whose amino-acid sequence MEATLDQIKEFRELTGAGIMDCKKALAQANGNIAKAQEILKAKGVATAAKKASRDAKDGLVDCYIHSGGRVGAIVEINCETDFVARTEQFKQLAHDIAMQVAAMSPLYIDKALIPEGDTAKPQEVALLQQTFIKDSSKTVQDLINEVVAKVGENVRVRRFTRFSIGE is encoded by the coding sequence GTGGAAGCGACTCTCGATCAGATAAAGGAGTTCCGGGAGCTTACCGGCGCCGGTATCATGGACTGCAAGAAGGCCCTGGCGCAGGCGAACGGCAATATCGCCAAGGCCCAGGAGATCCTGAAGGCCAAGGGCGTTGCAACGGCCGCCAAAAAGGCGAGCCGCGATGCCAAAGACGGCCTGGTTGACTGCTACATTCACAGTGGTGGCCGCGTTGGCGCCATCGTCGAGATCAACTGCGAGACCGACTTCGTCGCCAGGACGGAGCAGTTCAAGCAGCTCGCGCACGATATCGCCATGCAGGTCGCTGCGATGTCGCCGCTTTACATAGACAAGGCGCTGATCCCTGAGGGCGACACAGCCAAGCCTCAAGAGGTCGCCCTGCTGCAACAGACTTTTATCAAAGACTCCTCGAAGACCGTGCAGGACCTCATCAACGAGGTAGTGGCCAAGGTTGGAGAGAATGTCCGCGTCAGAAGGTTTACCCGGTTCTCCATCGGAGAATAG
- the rpsB gene encoding 30S ribosomal protein S2 — MKSLLEAGVHFGHQRRRWNPKMKQYIFAHRNGIHIIDLQQTLQYLERAGAFVEEVAASGQKVIFVGTKKQAHDTVQAEAQRSGSFFVNTRWLGGTLTNFTTIQSRIDYLVNLEQRKAKGELDVLSKKEAQGIEEEIQKLNKYLGGIKEMTSMPGALFIIDVGKESNAVAEARRMGVPIVALVDTDCDPTYIDYPVPGNDDAIRSIRLVTGRMADAVIEGTNRRDVVVSDTTAAPGDADRPQPGSMAAKAADISFEEDEESAENRRKAPRGAQQQ; from the coding sequence ATGAAGTCTTTGCTGGAGGCCGGCGTTCACTTTGGACACCAGCGCAGGCGCTGGAACCCAAAGATGAAGCAGTATATCTTTGCCCATCGTAACGGCATCCACATTATAGACCTTCAGCAGACGCTCCAGTACCTTGAGCGTGCGGGGGCGTTTGTGGAAGAGGTTGCCGCAAGCGGGCAGAAGGTCATTTTTGTGGGTACCAAGAAGCAGGCCCACGACACCGTGCAGGCGGAGGCGCAGCGCAGCGGCTCCTTCTTCGTGAACACGCGGTGGCTCGGCGGCACGCTTACCAACTTCACCACAATCCAGTCGCGCATCGACTATCTGGTAAACCTGGAGCAGCGCAAGGCCAAGGGCGAGCTCGATGTCCTCTCCAAGAAAGAGGCCCAGGGAATTGAGGAAGAGATCCAGAAGCTGAACAAGTACCTCGGCGGTATCAAGGAGATGACCTCCATGCCCGGGGCCCTGTTCATCATCGATGTGGGCAAAGAGTCAAACGCCGTCGCAGAGGCCCGCCGCATGGGCGTGCCGATCGTCGCCCTCGTGGACACGGACTGCGACCCTACGTACATAGACTACCCTGTCCCCGGGAACGACGATGCGATTCGCTCTATCCGGCTTGTCACTGGCCGCATGGCCGACGCCGTAATTGAAGGCACAAACCGCAGGGACGTGGTTGTGTCGGACACAACCGCTGCCCCCGGCGACGCCGACCGGCCCCAGCCCGGCTCCATGGCAGCCAAGGCCGCCGATATCTCATTCGAAGAAGATGAAGAGTCCGCCGAGAACAGGCGAAAGGCCCCTCGCGGCGCTCAGCAGCAGTAG
- the rpsO gene encoding 30S ribosomal protein S15 yields MGLDKSVKDTVIGDFKARDGDTGSTEVQVALITKRIETLNNHLRSHKHDEATRRGLFKLVGQRRRLLRYLNAEDVGRYRSLIAKLGIRK; encoded by the coding sequence ATGGGACTGGACAAGAGCGTCAAGGACACGGTTATCGGCGATTTCAAGGCCCGCGATGGCGATACAGGCTCGACCGAAGTGCAGGTTGCTCTCATCACCAAGAGGATTGAGACGCTGAACAACCACCTTCGGTCCCACAAGCACGACGAAGCCACTCGGCGAGGCCTCTTCAAGCTGGTCGGCCAGCGGCGAAGGCTCCTGCGTTACCTGAATGCGGAAGATGTGGGGCGGTACCGCTCCCTCATTGCCAAGCTGGGCATACGCAAGTAG